The following coding sequences lie in one Lolium perenne isolate Kyuss_39 chromosome 2, Kyuss_2.0, whole genome shotgun sequence genomic window:
- the LOC127334011 gene encoding uncharacterized protein, protein MASAKATPFVLLAMFFLLASSAAAGGFFGWIPWFGGRQPSGGDGAGFSGGWGAGGVGPGGNGGVGGAGFSGGWGAGGVGPGGGFARRGVVQPSMMCGEGRCNNMRLTCPSWCFNSYSYSGKNGAGGGGGGGCTFDCTNSCQAHC, encoded by the coding sequence ATGGCGTCAGCCAAAGCAACCCCCTTCGTGCTCCTGGCCATGTTCTTCCTCCTCGCCTCCTCCGCTGCCGCTGGAGGATTCTTTGGCTGGATACCGTGGTTCGGTGGTCGCCAGCCGAGCGGCGGCGATGGCGCCGGGTTTAGTGGAGGATGGGGAGCCGGTGGAGTTGGGCCGGGTGGCAACGGCGGCGTCGGTGGCGCCGGGTTTAGTGGCGGATGGGGAGCCGGCGGAGTTGGGCCGGGCGGCGGGTTCGCTAGGCGCGGTGTGGTGCAGCCGTCGATGATGTGCGGGGAGGGGCGCTGCAACAACATGCGTCTCACCTGCCCGTCCTGGTGCTTCAACTCCTACAGCTACAGCGGGAAgaacggcgccggaggtggtggcggcggcgggtgcaCCTTCGACTGCACCAACAGCTGCCAGGCGCACTGCTGA